In one window of Erwinia tasmaniensis Et1/99 DNA:
- the cysC gene encoding adenylyl-sulfate kinase: MAQHDENVVWHAHPVTREAREHLQGHRGAVLWFTGLSGSGKSTVAGALEQALHQLGVSSYLLDGDNVRHGLCRDLGFSDDDRKENIRRVGEVARLMVDAGLVVLTAFISPHRAERQMVRDMLGEGRFIEVFVDTPLAICEARDPKGLYKKARAGELRNFTGIDAEYQVPLHADIHLDGEQLVTHLTRQLLDLLRQQDIIKP, encoded by the coding sequence ATGGCGCAGCATGATGAAAACGTGGTGTGGCACGCGCATCCGGTAACCCGCGAAGCGCGTGAGCATCTACAGGGGCATCGGGGGGCCGTGCTGTGGTTTACCGGGCTGTCAGGGTCCGGTAAGTCTACCGTTGCCGGCGCGCTGGAGCAGGCGCTGCACCAGCTTGGCGTCAGCAGCTATCTGCTTGACGGCGACAACGTGCGCCACGGCCTGTGCCGCGATCTTGGCTTCAGTGATGACGATCGCAAAGAGAATATCCGCCGGGTAGGTGAAGTGGCGCGCCTGATGGTGGACGCTGGACTTGTGGTTCTCACCGCGTTTATCTCCCCCCATCGTGCTGAGCGTCAGATGGTGCGCGATATGCTGGGGGAGGGGCGCTTTATCGAAGTGTTCGTTGATACGCCGCTGGCCATTTGTGAAGCGCGCGACCCAAAGGGGCTGTATAAAAAGGCACGGGCGGGAGAGCTGCGTAACTTTACCGGGATTGATGCGGAATATCAGGTGCCTTTGCACGCCGATATTCACCTTGATGGCGAACAATTGGTAACACATTTGACCCGTCAACTATTAGATCTGTTACGTCAGCAGGATATTATCAAACCCTAA